The window GGTGACGGCCGGGAACGGGACGCGGCCCGGGTAGCCTTTAAAGAGCGGGGTGGCGCCGTGGGCGGCGTAGAACTTCTCGACTTCCTGGTCGATCTCGATGGTCCGGACACCCGGCCTGGCCATGTCGCGGCAGATTTTATGCGCGCGGGCCACCAGAATCCCCGCCTGGCGCATGAGGGCCAGGTCGTGGGCGGATTTCAGTTCCGGCGGGCGGTAATTCGAAGGACGGATCATGTTTAAAAGGGCACGCGCGGCGCGCCGAAAAATAGTCATGGCGGGCGGTAGGAGTCGCGACCGGGTGCCGCCGGGAAGTCCTCCCGGCCGGATTCGAACCGGCGCGCTCCGGCTTATAAGGCCGGCGCTCTGCCGACTGAGCTACGGGAGGGGCGGTGGGTCGGCGGTCGTATGCCGTCGCGTATCATCGCGGTCCTCCTGTGTTCGGGTCAGCGGAGCGCAGAGAGACTTACTATCATATCACTTAACGCCGGTCGATCTCACGATGTTCGCGAAAGTCGTCTCCGCCGGGTCGAGGGCGGAAACCGTGCGGAGCAACCCCTGACGGTCGTAGTGTTCCAGCAGCGAGTCGGTACACCTGTGGAACTCGTTTAGCCGCCGACGGACCGTTTCTTCCCGGTCGTCTTCCCGGAGTACCAGGGCCGCCCCGCACCGCTCACAGATACCAGCCTTCTTGGGCGGGCGCGTCAGGAGATTATACGACGCACCACAGGTCGGGTTCGGGCACGACCGGCGGTTGCCGATGCGGCGGACCACCTCGTCGTCACCGATAGCCAGGTTGACGACCGCGTCGAGCTGAAGAAACTGCTGCCGCAAGAGGGCGTCGAACGCCACCGCCTGGGCCAGCGTGCGGGGGTAGCCGTCCGTCACGAAATTGTCCGGCCGCTGCGCCCCGCGGAACAACTCCGCCACCAAATCGTTGACGACCGAATCGGGGGCGAGAAGTCCCTGGTTGATGAGCGGGCCGACCGCTTGGCCGATCGGGGTGTTCTGGCGGACCGCCGCGCGGAGGATCTCGCCCGTCCCGACGGACGTCAAATTGAGCCGCGCACCCAATAACCCGGCTTGCGTCCCCTTGCCACTGCCCGGCGGCCCGATCAAAACCACGCGCATGAACCGGCCCTACCCGCGGCCGGTACCCCCGGCGTGTCCGAACCATTCCCGTGACGCAGTCATTCTCCGCCCCGGCCCCCATCCCCGCAAGAGGGGGAGCGGGCTGAAGTGCCCCGGGGGAGCGAGCCGAGCCGGTAGCCCGGCCCCGTCACTCGTCCGTCAGCCCCTGGTAGTTCCGCATGACGAGGTGACTGTTGATCTTCTGCACGAGGTCCAGGGCCACGCTGATGACGATCAACAACCCGGTCCCGCCGAAGTACGCGGCCACCTGGAACGAGACGTTGAGTTCGGTCGAGATGATCGTCGGGATGATCGCGATCACGGCCAGGAACGCGGCCCCCACGTACGTCACCCGCATGAGTACCCGTTCTAGGTAGTCGGCGGTCGACTTGCCCGGCCGGTACCCGGGGATGAAGCTCCCGTAGTCTTTCAGGTTGTCCGCGATTTCCTTCGGGTTGAACGTGATGGCCACCCAGAAGTAGCAGAACAGGTAGATCAGCGCGACGTACAGCACGTTGTAGAGCCACCCGCTGCCGCGCTGGAACAGGGCACCGGCGGTCGCCGCCCAAGTGGCGTCCGGGGCCAGGCTCGCGATCGCGTTGAACAGGAACCCGGGCAGGATCAGCAGCGTACTCGCGAAGATGACCGGCATCACGCCCGAGGCGTTGACCTTCATCGGCAGGAACTGGCGGGTTCCCCCGAACGTCCGGCGGCCGCGGATGTGCTTCGCGGACTGCGTCGGAATCCGCCGCTGGGCCTTGGTGATCGCGATGACCGCGACCACCACGCTCACGAACAGGCAGCCGAGGACGACCAATTTGTCCAGGCTGGTGTCGCCGGTGTCGCTACCGAGGGTCAACAACGAGGGCTTGAAGTCGCTGGTCCCGGGGACGAACATGAGTGAGCTGAAGGCGTCCGGTATGCGGGCGACGATCCCGGCCATGATGATCAGGCTGATCCCGTTCCCGATGCCGTACTCGTCGATCTGCTCGCCGAGCCACATCAGGAAGAGGCACCCGGCGGTCATGATGATGACGGCCGCGGCCCCGAAGAAGTACAGATACCCGTAGTCTCCGTAGCCGGCGATGGCGAGGCCCATCCCGTTCCCGCCGCGGTCCCCCCCGTCGGGCCGCATCAGCCACTGCGTCACCATCAGCCCTTGCACGAGACAGATCGGGACGGTCAGGTACCGCGTGTACTCGTTGATCTTCTTCTGCCCCGACTGGCCCTCCTTGCGCAGCCGCTCCAGCGACGGGATGACCCCGGACGCGAGCAACTGCATGATGATCGAGGCCGAGATGTACGGCATAATGCCGAGGGCGAATATGCAGGCGTTGCTCAGGTTCCCGCCCGAGAAGAGCGAGACGAACCCGAGTACCCGGCCGAGCGCGCCGCCGGCGGCGTTGCTCATCTTCTCCTGCATCTGGACCTGGTCGATCATCGGGAGCGGGATGTAGTACCCGACCCGGTACGCTGCCAGGAACAGCAGCGTGATGAAGATCTTCCGCCGCAGCTCGGGAATTTTGAAGATCGTGAGGAGTTGTGCGAGCATCGGCGCCTCCGGCGTAAAAACGTATTCACGAAAAACGGCAAGCCGAAAACCGGAGGCCCGAGGGGGGCGTCCGACTTCCGACTTGCGGTTAGATCAACAGTGTGTGAACCGGGTCACTGGGGCTTCTTCTTGGCCGAGTTCTTCCCCTGGCCCATCTTGGACCGGACCGGCGGCTTCGGCTGCGGGAGAACGTCACACGTCCCGCCCTTGGCCTCGATCTTCTGCTTGGCCGACGCACTGAAGTGGTCGGCCTTGACCGTGATCTTCTTCGTCAGTTCGCCGTTGCCGAGGACGCGGATGCCGTCGTGCGAGCCGTTCACGATCCGCTTGGCCCGGAGGGATTCCGCGTCCACGACCGCCCCGTCGTCGAAGGCGCTGAGGTCGCCGACGTTCACGATCGCGAAGTTCTTGGAGAACGTCGCGTTCGAGAACCCGCGCTTCGGGAACCGCCGGTGGATCGGGGTCTGGCCGCCGGTGAACAGCGCGCCGGGCAGACCGGCCCCCGCGCTGCTGTACTGGCCCTTGTGCCCGCGGCTGGCGGTCTTGCCGTGCCCGGACCCGATCCCGCGGCCGACACGCTTTTTGAGCTTCCGCTTTTTAATGCCGGTCGAAACTTCGGTCAGGTCCATTAGATCGCCACTCCCCGGAGCCGAGCCACTTCCTCGCGGGTCCGCAGTTTCTGCAGCCCGTCGATGGTGGCTTTCACGAGGTTAATCGGGTTCGTGCTGCCGTGCGTCTTGGTCAGGATGTTTTGAATGCCGGCGGCCTGGAGTACCTCACGGACCCCCGGGCCGGCCTTCACCCCGGTCCCCGGACCGGCCGGGACCATGACGACCTTGCTCGCGCCGTACCGGCCGATGACCCGGTGCGGGATCGTGGTGCCGCGGAGCTGGATTTTCTTGGTCCGGCGGGCGCTCTGCTCGCCTTCCTTGATCGCCTTCTCGACGGCCGGCGGAACTTCGTTCGCCTTGCCGTACCCGAAGGAGACCTTCCCGGTCTTGTCGCCGACGACGACGAGCGCGTTGAAGCTGAACCGGCGCCCGCCCTTCACGACGCAGGCGCTGCGGCTGATTCGGACCACGAAATCGACCATCCCCTGGTCGCGCGAATCGCGGTCCCCGCGGTCGCCTCCCCGTTCTCGTGCCATCGTTCGTTCCCCTTCCGGGGACTGCCCCCGGTGTCCTCGCCTCACAGTGATCGGACACGAATGTTCAATGATCTCGTTGCGCCGTTTCCGGCCCAACCGGTGTTACGCCTTGGCCTTTTCCGGCTTTTTGCCTTCGCCCTTGACCTTGGGAGCCTTGGCGGCTTT is drawn from Fimbriiglobus ruber and contains these coding sequences:
- the secY gene encoding preprotein translocase subunit SecY, which codes for MLAQLLTIFKIPELRRKIFITLLFLAAYRVGYYIPLPMIDQVQMQEKMSNAAGGALGRVLGFVSLFSGGNLSNACIFALGIMPYISASIIMQLLASGVIPSLERLRKEGQSGQKKINEYTRYLTVPICLVQGLMVTQWLMRPDGGDRGGNGMGLAIAGYGDYGYLYFFGAAAVIIMTAGCLFLMWLGEQIDEYGIGNGISLIIMAGIVARIPDAFSSLMFVPGTSDFKPSLLTLGSDTGDTSLDKLVVLGCLFVSVVVAVIAITKAQRRIPTQSAKHIRGRRTFGGTRQFLPMKVNASGVMPVIFASTLLILPGFLFNAIASLAPDATWAATAGALFQRGSGWLYNVLYVALIYLFCYFWVAITFNPKEIADNLKDYGSFIPGYRPGKSTADYLERVLMRVTYVGAAFLAVIAIIPTIISTELNVSFQVAAYFGGTGLLIVISVALDLVQKINSHLVMRNYQGLTDE
- a CDS encoding adenylate kinase family protein, translated to MRVVLIGPPGSGKGTQAGLLGARLNLTSVGTGEILRAAVRQNTPIGQAVGPLINQGLLAPDSVVNDLVAELFRGAQRPDNFVTDGYPRTLAQAVAFDALLRQQFLQLDAVVNLAIGDDEVVRRIGNRRSCPNPTCGASYNLLTRPPKKAGICERCGAALVLREDDREETVRRRLNEFHRCTDSLLEHYDRQGLLRTVSALDPAETTFANIVRSTGVK
- the rplO gene encoding 50S ribosomal protein L15 produces the protein MDLTEVSTGIKKRKLKKRVGRGIGSGHGKTASRGHKGQYSSAGAGLPGALFTGGQTPIHRRFPKRGFSNATFSKNFAIVNVGDLSAFDDGAVVDAESLRAKRIVNGSHDGIRVLGNGELTKKITVKADHFSASAKQKIEAKGGTCDVLPQPKPPVRSKMGQGKNSAKKKPQ
- the rpsE gene encoding 30S ribosomal protein S5 encodes the protein MARERGGDRGDRDSRDQGMVDFVVRISRSACVVKGGRRFSFNALVVVGDKTGKVSFGYGKANEVPPAVEKAIKEGEQSARRTKKIQLRGTTIPHRVIGRYGASKVVMVPAGPGTGVKAGPGVREVLQAAGIQNILTKTHGSTNPINLVKATIDGLQKLRTREEVARLRGVAI